One window of the Periophthalmus magnuspinnatus isolate fPerMag1 chromosome 17, fPerMag1.2.pri, whole genome shotgun sequence genome contains the following:
- the LOC117385443 gene encoding neuromedin-U receptor 1-like: MLTPNCSLETVSSVGSNMSIGCPHSSLLCGINMSLLVNVSSVDLDELCLSEDEYLALHLGPLRSPIFAPVCVTYLSIFLVGVLGNSLTCAVILRYKAMQTPTNLYLLSLALSDLLVLLLGMPLELWEMWRSYPFPLGEGGCYFKTFLFETVCFASVLNVTALSVERYIAVVHPLKVKSLSTRAHVKRVIVMLWVMAMICAVPNTSLHGILLLPPKFGRPFPRSAMCYLVKPTWMYKLTILISSLAFFVLPVLVMGALYFLIGLTLYRERGMKALSAMFGVDSVSEDHMQRLSRRNLQVTKMLCVLVVVFSLCWAPFHVDRLMWSFLDTSSQLHLMIFEPVHIVSGVFFYLSSAVNPVLYSLMSTRFREMFSHLTCPHYNWLNHSSLRLTQRSTLSHKAPSNTKELS; the protein is encoded by the exons ATGCTCACCCCAAACTGCTCCCTTGAGACTGTCTCCAGTGTTGGGTCCAACATGTCCATTGGGTgccctcactcctctctgctctgtgggATAAACATGTCTCTTTTGGTTAATGTTAGCTCTGTGGATCTGGACGAGCTGTGTTTGAGCGAGGATGAGTACCTAGCACTTCACCTGGGACCTCTCCGATCACCCATCTTTGCTCCGGTCTGCGTCACCTACCTGAGCATTTTCCTCGTGGGGGTCTTGGGTAACTCTTTGACTTGTGCTGTAATTTTGCGTTACAAAGCCATGCAGACACCCACAAACTTGTACCTGTTAAGCCTGGCCCTATCAGACTTACTCGTACTCCTCCTGGGTATGCCTCTGGAGTTGTGGGAGATGTGGCGGAGCTATCCATTCCCATTAGGAGAGGGCGGTTGTTACTTCAAGACCTTTCTATTTGAGACTGTTTGCTTTGCATCTGTGCTTAACGTCACCGCCTTAAGTGTGGAGAGGTACATAGCGGTGGTGCATCCTTTAAAAGTGAAGAGCCTCTCCACCCGCGCCCATGTCAAGAGGGTGATTGTGATGCTTTGGGTGATGGCGATGATCTGCGCCGTGCCCAACACAAGTCTACACGGGATCCTCCTTCTACCCCCCAAGTTTGGACGGCCCTTCCCACGCTCGGCTATGTGCT ACCTTGTGAAGCCCACCTGGATGTACAAATTGACCATCCTCATCTCGTCTCTGGCCTTCTTCGTGCTCCCAGTGCTGGTCATGGGAGCGCTGTACTTCCTGATTGGCCTCACACTGTACAGGGAGAGGGGCATGAAAGCCCTCTCAGCCATGTTTGGAGTGGACAGTGTGTCAGAGGATCACATGCAGAGGCTGAGCAGACGCAACCTGCAAGTGACAAAAATGCTCT gtgtcctCGTGGTGGTTTTCAGTCTGTGCTGGGCCCCCTTTCACGTGGACCGCCTCATGTGGAGCTTCCTCGACACCTCGTCCCAACTGCACCTTATGATATTTGAACCAGTGCACATAGTCTCGGGCGTCTTCTTCTACCTGAGCTCTGCAGTCAACCCCGTCCTCTATAGCCTCATGTCCACGCGCTTCAGGGAGATGTTTAGTCACCTGACCTGTCCACACTACAACTGGCTCAACCACTCCAGCCTGCGCCTCACCCAGCGCAGCACACTCAGCCATAAGGCACCCAGCAACACCAAGGAACTGTCATAG